In Primulina huaijiensis isolate GDHJ02 chromosome 16, ASM1229523v2, whole genome shotgun sequence, a single genomic region encodes these proteins:
- the LOC140960700 gene encoding probable protein phosphatase 2C 35 has protein sequence MGCVHGKCCGRYPPSSNGDEKEELGVYTGQNTHVLAHRSSDVVNVPSHNFRLEYSVLTQRGYYPESPDKENQDSYCVRTNIRGNPNVHFFGVFDGHGLFGTRCSNFVKDRLVEILSDDVGLLDDPVKSYSTAFLATNSELHNSDIDDNMSGTTAITAIVIGDKLYVANVGDSRAVLAVKEGDKVVAQDLSYDQTPFRKDECDRVKLCGARVLSVDQVEGLKDPGIQSWGDEETEGGDPPRLWVQDGMYPGTAFTRSVGDSTAEKIGVVADPEVSLVQLTPSKHPFFVVASDGVFEFLSSQTVVDMVNKYEDPKDACSAIARESYKLWLENESRTDDITIIIVHLKKLD, from the exons ATGGGTTGTGTTCATGGAAAGTGTTGTGGCAGATATCCACCATCTTCAAATGGAGACGAAAAGGAAGAACTGGGAGTGTATACGGGGCAAAATACACATGTTCTTGCTCACCGATCTTCAGATGTTGTTAATGTTCCTTCTCACAATTTCAGGTTAGAATATTCTGTGCTTACTCAGCGAGGTTACTACCCTGAAAGCCCTGATAAGGAAAATCAGGATAGTTATTGTGTTAGAACAAACATTCGTGGCAACCCAAATGTGCATTTCTTTGGTGTATTTGATGGGCATGGGCTGTTTGGTACTCGGTGCTCCAATTTCGTTAAGGATAGGCTTGTTGAAATTCTTTCCGATGATGTTGGTTTGTTGGATGACCCTGTTAAGTCTTATAGTACCGCATTTTTAGCGACAAACAGTGAACTTCACAATAGTGATATAGATGATAACATGAGTGGTACTACGGCGATTACAGCCATCGTCATTGGAGATAAGCTTTATGTGGCAAATGTGGGTGACTCCAGGGCCGTTTTAGCTGTAAAAGAAGGGGACAAAGTAGTTGCGCAAGACTTGTCATACGATCAGACACCATTTAGGAAGGATGAATGTGACAGAGTGAAGCTTTGTGGGGCCAGAGTTTTGAGTGTTGATCAAGTCGAAGGGCTCAAGGACCCTGGAATTCAATCTTGGGGAGATGAAGAAACCGAGGGGGGTGATCCACCGAGGTTATGGGTCCAAGATGGGATGTATCCTGGGACTGCATTTACGCGGAGCGTTGGGGATAGTACTGCAGAGAAAATTGGTGTGGTTGCTGATCCAGAGGTGTCACTGGTGCAGTTAACACCATCTAAACATCCTTTCTTTGTTGTGGCGAGTGATGGCGTTTTCGAGTTCTTGTCCAGCCAAACTGTGGTGGACATG GTGAATAAATATGAGGATCCAAAAGATGCATGTTCTGCCATTGCCAGGGAATCATACAAGCTGTGGTTAGAGAATGAAAGTCGAACCGACGACATAACGATCATCATTGTACACCTTAAAAAACTTGACTAA
- the LOC140962129 gene encoding SAC3 family protein B isoform X2 gives MAFSGGFGKNSGPGTAPQPEISAVRLPQSVPLSHPLPVLPNESRLRWVDPKASTSRNDDLQSYQRPPELVPRAAPGNPRTISPKKAAQDPKRTRSPSSLSQDEEISKNSRMFMGGSFFSSPMWVNVPKSEGNNNNSPDQENMLSTRTNGGAHQSGRMFQTNHADVLLPKQTRFPAFPSIRGASPLYTSSASVGQKRSPIDYSDLDAPEEAPSPPLAFEGSVSAVDYSRPYTGSKMAYRFNSSGNNTTPPSRDGLAPFSTTGDLYPSQETSHVKRTDALLPKRTRSPTFPSMSESFTENHVFALDGYGRVPDSQSHEEFSKSGKANSFEVTANRPLNFPIGKRAKLPLLSSSDQFIQENSDSAQEIERELQSKAKRLARFKDELSQPKQNATTFKNQKHALEKPRPREDSKMDATADFVDIDVISDYQGGASSGSIAGVCPDMCPESERAERERKGDLDYYERLDGDRNLSSKSIAVKKYTRTAEREAELIRPMPILQNTMDYLLNLLDQPYDNSFLGLYNFLWDRMRAIRMDLRMQHIFDLQAVRMLEQMIRLHILAMHELCEYTKGEGFSEGFDAHLNIEQMNKTSVELFQFYDDHRKKGIHVPSEREFRGYYALLKLDKHPGYKVEPTELSLDLAKMAPEMRQTPEVLFARDVARACRTGNFIAFFRLAHRASYLQACLMHAHFSKLRGHAFASLHSGLQINQGIPLTQVAKWLAMEEENIEELLEYYGFSVKIFEEPYMVKEHTLVNGDIDYPVKCSKLVGRKRSKMIVNDVSSPSLAESYDIGELRESPRKRDPEQKSKPLQLVVPGSMVQPIDQEMHDSVTNLSPKGDMQNHMHRTFSDLMSQDEQRTFFKSQVVPASPMSLDFSNSSSENDCIRFGNEQKTNYDFRFRNSFGRTIKHDLELTPPPITRERDEKKSPALLPIDSLVDTSIPEPLFTEYLEAEDQTGVVDEDTANDAETSYCDEEVAEAKLKLVLRTWKRRTTKKKELRDHKRAEACAALNSLWQGPPIWQYEAQSDAHGVLDIDLIMNMRRKIQGRSWSVLNPSDVVAAKLAEKNPDAKCLCWKLLLCSLEETPYRDDVGQKNDAVPSAAGSWLRSKFMDASNNEDGDLIISSPDLAIWKTWIPWQSSAEQICCLSVVKSAVFEDLDNSRMGASAVLFLLSENIPLELQKNHLHDLILSLPSGSRVPLLILSVTEKDESDLSTVAKDLGLHDIDKSRVSVFSFSFLKDQQTEQFDGFFSDERLRGGLEWLAGESPQQIDVRSIKLRELVISHLNSTLEVLDGMDTYKIGPNQCILAFNEALDRSMENIATAAHANPICWPCPEIDLLDESSDEYRAVKWYLPSRGWNTSVRTERFRHALYHSKLPAWEDDIAWLSWGFNIGDIENQKMQLESCLMKYLTETSQTIGSGLARKEASALLQKCTRLELHHSSYYIVPSWVKIFRRIFNWRLMNITTDEVSSTYVLVQRDISAPTSEIPDFSESVVHELLPSYIDYPSFDELVEVGRETVVPVHTVYEAFKPMSPAAYRDHDDNPTFGENDVLMETEKRSENNEQMVTCYDHSSIVANSGDQLISSSKPTREPDRLSELLQKCNILQNKIDKKLSIYFDI, from the exons ATGGCGTTTTCGGGAGGATTTGGGAAGAACTCGGGCCCTGGTACGGCGCCACAGCCTGAAATCTCTGCTGTTCGTCTTCCTCAATCCGTTCCTCTATCTCATCCTCTTCCCGTATTGCCGAA TGAGTCTCGTTTGAGGTGGGTTGATCCAAAAGCTTCTACAAGTAGAAATGATGACTTGCAGTCTTATCAAAGGCCACCCGAGCTTGTTCCACGAGCTGCGCCAGGGAATCCAAGAACTATTTCGCCAAAAAAAGCTGCTCAGGATCCTAAACGGACGAGATCACCCTCTTCTCTCTCCCAGGATGAAGAAATTTCAAAGAACTCCCGAATGTTCATGGGAGG GTCTTTTTTCTCTTCCCCAATGTGGGTTAATGTGCCAAAGTCAGAAGGCAATAATAACAATTCACCAGATCAAGAAAACATGTTATCAACCCGGACAAATGGAGGTGCTCACCAGTCTGGACGAATGTTTCAGACCAATCATGCAGATGTTCTGCTTCCAAAACAAACAAGGTTCCCTGCATTTCCCTCAATTCGTGGAGCTTCCCCACTGTATACCTCTTCAGCTTCAGTTGGTCAGAAAAG ATCTCCAATTGACTACAGTGACCTTGATGCTCCTGAGGAAGCGCCTTCACCACCTCTGGCTTTTGAGGGTAGCGTCTCTGCAGTTGATTATTCTCGGCCTTATACTGGATCCAAGAT GGCTTACCGGTTTAATTCGTCAGGCAATAACACCACTCCTCCATCCCGAGATGGCTTGGCCCCTTTCTCAACAACTGGAGACTTGTATCCATCTCAAGAAACATCTCACGTGAAGCGTACAGATGCTCTGCTTCCAAAACGAACTAGGTCCCCGACGTTCCCGTCTATGTCTGAGTCTTTCACAGAGAATCATGTTTTTGCTTTGGATGGTTATGGAAG GGTGCCTGATTCTCAAAGTCACGAGGAGTTTTCAAAATCTGGAAAAGCCAACAGTTTCGAAGTTACTGCAAACAGGCCACTGAATTTTCCAATTGGAAAAAGAGCCAAGTTACCTCTTTTATCGTCATCTGATCAATTCATTCAAGAAAATTCAGATTCTGCACAGGAGATTGAACG AGAACTACAGTCCAAAGCCAAGCGCTTAGCCCGATTTAAGGATGAACTAAGCCAACCAAAGCAAAATGCTACAACTTTTAAAAACCAAAAACACGCTTTGGAGAAACCAAGACCTCGTGAAGATTCAAAAATGGATGCAACCGCAGATTTCGTTGATATTGATGTTATTTCTGATTATCAAGGTGGGGCATCGTCTGGAAGCATAGCTGGAGTGTGTCCAGATATGTGTCCAG AGTCCGAGAGAGCGGAACGTGAAAGAAAAGGGGACCTGGATTATTATGAACGCTTGGATGGGGATAGGAATCTATCCAGCAAATCTATTGCTGTTAAAAAG TACACAAGGACAGCTGAGAGGGAAGCAGAGTTGATACGTCCCATGCCAATCTTGCAAAACACAATGGATTATCTTCTGAACTTACTGGATCAACCTTATGATAATAGTTTTCTTGGCTTATATAACTTCCTTTGGGATAGAATGCGTGCAATCCGTATGGATCTGAGGATGCAACATATTTTTGATCTGCAGGCCGTCAGGATGCTGGAGCAAATG ATAAGACTTCATATATTAGCCATGCATGAGCTATGTGAGTACACCAAAGGAGAGGGATTTTCTGAGGGATTTGATGCACACCTAAACATTGAGCAGATGAACAAGACTTCCGTTGAACTATTCCAGTTTTACGATGATCACAGAAAGAAAGGAATACATGTACCATCAGAAAGAGAATTCAGAGGTTATTATGCACTCCTCAAACTTGACAAGCATCCAGGGTACAAA GTTGAACCTACAGAGCTGTCACTTGATCTCGCGAAGATGGCACCAGAAATGCGACAAACCCCAGAAGTTTTATTTGCACGTGATGTTGCCAG AGCCTGCAGAACAGGCAATTTTATTGCCTTCTTTAGGCTTGCCCACAGAGCTAGCTATCTTCAAGCGTGTCTAATGCATGCTCATTTCTCTAAG TTGCGTGGTCATGCCTTTGCATCATTGCACAGTGGTCTGCAGATTAACCAAGGAATTCCCCTGACTCAAGTTGCTAAATGGCTTGCAATGGAG GAAGAGAACATAGAAGAGCTTCTGGAATACTATGGCTTCTCGGTGAAGATCTTTGAAGAACCATACATGGTGAAGGAACACACACTTGTTAATGGTGATATTGACTACCCTGTCAAGTGTTCTAAACTTGTTGGTAGGAAAAGATCAAAGATGATTGTCAATGATGTCTCATCCCCTTCACTTGCCGAATCTTATGATATCGGCGAGTTAAGAGAGTCGCCACGGAAAAGGGATCCTGAACAAAAATCTAAACCTTTGCAACTCGTTGTGCCTGGGAGTATGGTCCAGCCCATTGATCAGGAAATGCATGATTCTGTTACCAACTTATCACCTAAAGGTGACATGCAAAATCACATGCATAGAACATTCAGTGATCTAATGTCTCAGGATGAACAAAGGACTTTTTTTAAGAGTCAGGTGGTCCCAGCTAGTCCGATGTCCTTGGATTTCAGCAATAGTTCCTCTGAAAATGATTGTATTAGGTTTGGAAACGAACAAAAAACTAACTATGACTTCCGTTTTAGAAACTCATTTGGCAGAACAATTAAGCATGATTTAGAATTGACACCACCCCCAATCACACGAGAAAGAGATGAAAAAAAGAGTCCGGCCTTGCTGCCTATTGATTCTCTTGTAGATACTTCAATACCTGAGCCATTGTTTACCGAATACTTGGAAGCGGAAGATCAGACAGGCGTCGTGGATGAAGATACAGCTAATGATGCGGAAACAAGTTATTGCGATGAAGAAGTTGCCGAGGCTAAGCTTAAGCTAGTGTTGAG GACGTGGAAGCGTCGTacaacaaagaaaaaagaattgCGTGACCACAAAAGGGCAGAAGCATGTGCTGCATTGAATTCCCTTTGGCAGGGCCCACCAATTTGGCAATACGAAGCG CAATCAGATGCTCATGGTGTACTCGATATTGATCTCATAATGAATATGAGACGTAAAATTCAAGGAAGATCATGGTCCGTGCTAAATCCTTCAGATGTGGTGGCTGCTAAACTCGCTGAAAAAAATCCAGATGCTAAGTGCCTTTGCTGGAAGCTGTTATTATGTTCTTTGGAAGAGACTCCTTATAGAGACGACGTAGGGCAAAAAAACGATGCTGTCCCCTCAGCGGCAGGTTCATGGTTGCGTTCTAAGTTTATGGATGCTAGCAATAACGAAGATGGTGATCTGATTATTTCATCTCCTGACCTTGCAATTTGGAAAACTTGGATTCCTTGGCAATCTAGTGCTGAGCAAATCTGCTGTTTGTCTGTTGTTAAGAGTGCCGTATTTGAGGATCTGGACAATTCAAGAATGGGTGCAAGCGCTGTTCTATTCCTTTTGTCAGAAAACATTCCACTAGAACTCCAGAAGAATCATCTTCATGACTTGATACTGTCGCTCCCTTCTGGTTCTCGTGTGCCCCTTCTGATCTTGAGTGTTACAGAAAAGGATGAATCAGATCTTTCTACTGTAGCCAAAGATTTAGGGCTCCATGATATTGACAAATCTAGGGTCAGCGTGTTTTCCTTTTCATTTCTCAAAGACCAGCAGACAGAACAGTTTGATGGATTTTTTAGTGATGAACGCCTAAGAGGAGGACTGGAATGGCTGGCAGGCGAATCACCCCAACAGATAGATGTTCGCAGCATCAAGTTGCGTGAGTTGGTTATTTCTCACTTAAATTCTACTCTGGAGGTTCTTGATGGGATGGATACTTATAAAATTGGTCCTAACCAATGTATTTTGGCCTTCAATGAAGCTTTGGATCGATCCATGGAAAACATAGCTACGGCAGCTCATGCAAATCCTATATGCTGGCCTTGTCCTGAAATTGACCTCCTCGACGAGTCCAGCGATGAATACCGAGCTGTGAAATGGTACTTACCGAGCAGAGGATGGAATACATCTGTGAGAACTGAAAGATTCAGACATGCATTATACCATTCCAAACTTCCGGCTTGGGAGGATGACATTGCCTGGTTATCTTGGGGTTTCAACATTGGCGATATCGAGAACCAAAAAATGCAACTTGAAAGTTGCTTGATGAAATATTTGACAGAAACTAGTCAGACGATTGGGTCAGGCTTGGCAAGAAAAGAAGCAAGTGCACTACTTCAAAAGTGTACTCGGCTCGAGCTCCACCACTCATCATATTACATTGTCCCTAGTTGGGTTAAGATTTTTCGAAGGATATTCAACTGGCGGTTGATGAATATAACCACTGATGAAGTATCATCAACATATGTCTTGGTGCAGCGAGACATCTCTGCTCCAACTTCCGAGATCCCAGATTTTTCAGAATCAGTAGTTCATGAATTGCTACCATCTTACATTGATTATCCATCGTTTGACGAATTGGTTGAAGTTGGCCGTGAAACGGTTGTGCCGGTTCACACTGTATATGAAGCTTTTAAGCCCATGTCACCTGCCGCATACCGTGATCACGACGACAATCCGACTTTTGGTGAGAATGATGTGTTGATGGAGACTGAGAAGAGAAGCGAAAATAATGAGCAAATGGTTACATGTTATGATCACTCAAGTATTGTAGCAAACAGTGGAGACCAACTGATATCAAGCAGTAAACCTACTAGAGAACCTGACAGATTGAGTGAGTTGTTACAGAAGTGTAATATTTTGCAGAACAAAATAGACAAAAAATTGTCCATCTATTTTGATATATAG
- the LOC140962129 gene encoding SAC3 family protein B isoform X1 — translation MAFSGGFGKNSGPGTAPQPEISAVRLPQSVPLSHPLPVLPNESRLRWVDPKASTSRNDDLQSYQRPPELVPRAAPGNPRTISPKKAAQDPKRTRSPSSLSQDEEISKNSRMFMGGSFFSSPMWVNVPKSEGNNNNSPDQENMLSTRTNGGAHQSGRMFQTNHADVLLPKQTRFPAFPSIRGASPLYTSSASVGQKRSPIDYSDLDAPEEAPSPPLAFEGSVSAVDYSRPYTGSKMPFSSSPSRAYRFNSSGNNTTPPSRDGLAPFSTTGDLYPSQETSHVKRTDALLPKRTRSPTFPSMSESFTENHVFALDGYGRVPDSQSHEEFSKSGKANSFEVTANRPLNFPIGKRAKLPLLSSSDQFIQENSDSAQEIERELQSKAKRLARFKDELSQPKQNATTFKNQKHALEKPRPREDSKMDATADFVDIDVISDYQGGASSGSIAGVCPDMCPESERAERERKGDLDYYERLDGDRNLSSKSIAVKKYTRTAEREAELIRPMPILQNTMDYLLNLLDQPYDNSFLGLYNFLWDRMRAIRMDLRMQHIFDLQAVRMLEQMIRLHILAMHELCEYTKGEGFSEGFDAHLNIEQMNKTSVELFQFYDDHRKKGIHVPSEREFRGYYALLKLDKHPGYKVEPTELSLDLAKMAPEMRQTPEVLFARDVARACRTGNFIAFFRLAHRASYLQACLMHAHFSKLRGHAFASLHSGLQINQGIPLTQVAKWLAMEEENIEELLEYYGFSVKIFEEPYMVKEHTLVNGDIDYPVKCSKLVGRKRSKMIVNDVSSPSLAESYDIGELRESPRKRDPEQKSKPLQLVVPGSMVQPIDQEMHDSVTNLSPKGDMQNHMHRTFSDLMSQDEQRTFFKSQVVPASPMSLDFSNSSSENDCIRFGNEQKTNYDFRFRNSFGRTIKHDLELTPPPITRERDEKKSPALLPIDSLVDTSIPEPLFTEYLEAEDQTGVVDEDTANDAETSYCDEEVAEAKLKLVLRTWKRRTTKKKELRDHKRAEACAALNSLWQGPPIWQYEAQSDAHGVLDIDLIMNMRRKIQGRSWSVLNPSDVVAAKLAEKNPDAKCLCWKLLLCSLEETPYRDDVGQKNDAVPSAAGSWLRSKFMDASNNEDGDLIISSPDLAIWKTWIPWQSSAEQICCLSVVKSAVFEDLDNSRMGASAVLFLLSENIPLELQKNHLHDLILSLPSGSRVPLLILSVTEKDESDLSTVAKDLGLHDIDKSRVSVFSFSFLKDQQTEQFDGFFSDERLRGGLEWLAGESPQQIDVRSIKLRELVISHLNSTLEVLDGMDTYKIGPNQCILAFNEALDRSMENIATAAHANPICWPCPEIDLLDESSDEYRAVKWYLPSRGWNTSVRTERFRHALYHSKLPAWEDDIAWLSWGFNIGDIENQKMQLESCLMKYLTETSQTIGSGLARKEASALLQKCTRLELHHSSYYIVPSWVKIFRRIFNWRLMNITTDEVSSTYVLVQRDISAPTSEIPDFSESVVHELLPSYIDYPSFDELVEVGRETVVPVHTVYEAFKPMSPAAYRDHDDNPTFGENDVLMETEKRSENNEQMVTCYDHSSIVANSGDQLISSSKPTREPDRLSELLQKCNILQNKIDKKLSIYFDI, via the exons ATGGCGTTTTCGGGAGGATTTGGGAAGAACTCGGGCCCTGGTACGGCGCCACAGCCTGAAATCTCTGCTGTTCGTCTTCCTCAATCCGTTCCTCTATCTCATCCTCTTCCCGTATTGCCGAA TGAGTCTCGTTTGAGGTGGGTTGATCCAAAAGCTTCTACAAGTAGAAATGATGACTTGCAGTCTTATCAAAGGCCACCCGAGCTTGTTCCACGAGCTGCGCCAGGGAATCCAAGAACTATTTCGCCAAAAAAAGCTGCTCAGGATCCTAAACGGACGAGATCACCCTCTTCTCTCTCCCAGGATGAAGAAATTTCAAAGAACTCCCGAATGTTCATGGGAGG GTCTTTTTTCTCTTCCCCAATGTGGGTTAATGTGCCAAAGTCAGAAGGCAATAATAACAATTCACCAGATCAAGAAAACATGTTATCAACCCGGACAAATGGAGGTGCTCACCAGTCTGGACGAATGTTTCAGACCAATCATGCAGATGTTCTGCTTCCAAAACAAACAAGGTTCCCTGCATTTCCCTCAATTCGTGGAGCTTCCCCACTGTATACCTCTTCAGCTTCAGTTGGTCAGAAAAG ATCTCCAATTGACTACAGTGACCTTGATGCTCCTGAGGAAGCGCCTTCACCACCTCTGGCTTTTGAGGGTAGCGTCTCTGCAGTTGATTATTCTCGGCCTTATACTGGATCCAAGAT GCCTTTTTCCTCTTCCCCCTCCAGGGCTTACCGGTTTAATTCGTCAGGCAATAACACCACTCCTCCATCCCGAGATGGCTTGGCCCCTTTCTCAACAACTGGAGACTTGTATCCATCTCAAGAAACATCTCACGTGAAGCGTACAGATGCTCTGCTTCCAAAACGAACTAGGTCCCCGACGTTCCCGTCTATGTCTGAGTCTTTCACAGAGAATCATGTTTTTGCTTTGGATGGTTATGGAAG GGTGCCTGATTCTCAAAGTCACGAGGAGTTTTCAAAATCTGGAAAAGCCAACAGTTTCGAAGTTACTGCAAACAGGCCACTGAATTTTCCAATTGGAAAAAGAGCCAAGTTACCTCTTTTATCGTCATCTGATCAATTCATTCAAGAAAATTCAGATTCTGCACAGGAGATTGAACG AGAACTACAGTCCAAAGCCAAGCGCTTAGCCCGATTTAAGGATGAACTAAGCCAACCAAAGCAAAATGCTACAACTTTTAAAAACCAAAAACACGCTTTGGAGAAACCAAGACCTCGTGAAGATTCAAAAATGGATGCAACCGCAGATTTCGTTGATATTGATGTTATTTCTGATTATCAAGGTGGGGCATCGTCTGGAAGCATAGCTGGAGTGTGTCCAGATATGTGTCCAG AGTCCGAGAGAGCGGAACGTGAAAGAAAAGGGGACCTGGATTATTATGAACGCTTGGATGGGGATAGGAATCTATCCAGCAAATCTATTGCTGTTAAAAAG TACACAAGGACAGCTGAGAGGGAAGCAGAGTTGATACGTCCCATGCCAATCTTGCAAAACACAATGGATTATCTTCTGAACTTACTGGATCAACCTTATGATAATAGTTTTCTTGGCTTATATAACTTCCTTTGGGATAGAATGCGTGCAATCCGTATGGATCTGAGGATGCAACATATTTTTGATCTGCAGGCCGTCAGGATGCTGGAGCAAATG ATAAGACTTCATATATTAGCCATGCATGAGCTATGTGAGTACACCAAAGGAGAGGGATTTTCTGAGGGATTTGATGCACACCTAAACATTGAGCAGATGAACAAGACTTCCGTTGAACTATTCCAGTTTTACGATGATCACAGAAAGAAAGGAATACATGTACCATCAGAAAGAGAATTCAGAGGTTATTATGCACTCCTCAAACTTGACAAGCATCCAGGGTACAAA GTTGAACCTACAGAGCTGTCACTTGATCTCGCGAAGATGGCACCAGAAATGCGACAAACCCCAGAAGTTTTATTTGCACGTGATGTTGCCAG AGCCTGCAGAACAGGCAATTTTATTGCCTTCTTTAGGCTTGCCCACAGAGCTAGCTATCTTCAAGCGTGTCTAATGCATGCTCATTTCTCTAAG TTGCGTGGTCATGCCTTTGCATCATTGCACAGTGGTCTGCAGATTAACCAAGGAATTCCCCTGACTCAAGTTGCTAAATGGCTTGCAATGGAG GAAGAGAACATAGAAGAGCTTCTGGAATACTATGGCTTCTCGGTGAAGATCTTTGAAGAACCATACATGGTGAAGGAACACACACTTGTTAATGGTGATATTGACTACCCTGTCAAGTGTTCTAAACTTGTTGGTAGGAAAAGATCAAAGATGATTGTCAATGATGTCTCATCCCCTTCACTTGCCGAATCTTATGATATCGGCGAGTTAAGAGAGTCGCCACGGAAAAGGGATCCTGAACAAAAATCTAAACCTTTGCAACTCGTTGTGCCTGGGAGTATGGTCCAGCCCATTGATCAGGAAATGCATGATTCTGTTACCAACTTATCACCTAAAGGTGACATGCAAAATCACATGCATAGAACATTCAGTGATCTAATGTCTCAGGATGAACAAAGGACTTTTTTTAAGAGTCAGGTGGTCCCAGCTAGTCCGATGTCCTTGGATTTCAGCAATAGTTCCTCTGAAAATGATTGTATTAGGTTTGGAAACGAACAAAAAACTAACTATGACTTCCGTTTTAGAAACTCATTTGGCAGAACAATTAAGCATGATTTAGAATTGACACCACCCCCAATCACACGAGAAAGAGATGAAAAAAAGAGTCCGGCCTTGCTGCCTATTGATTCTCTTGTAGATACTTCAATACCTGAGCCATTGTTTACCGAATACTTGGAAGCGGAAGATCAGACAGGCGTCGTGGATGAAGATACAGCTAATGATGCGGAAACAAGTTATTGCGATGAAGAAGTTGCCGAGGCTAAGCTTAAGCTAGTGTTGAG GACGTGGAAGCGTCGTacaacaaagaaaaaagaattgCGTGACCACAAAAGGGCAGAAGCATGTGCTGCATTGAATTCCCTTTGGCAGGGCCCACCAATTTGGCAATACGAAGCG CAATCAGATGCTCATGGTGTACTCGATATTGATCTCATAATGAATATGAGACGTAAAATTCAAGGAAGATCATGGTCCGTGCTAAATCCTTCAGATGTGGTGGCTGCTAAACTCGCTGAAAAAAATCCAGATGCTAAGTGCCTTTGCTGGAAGCTGTTATTATGTTCTTTGGAAGAGACTCCTTATAGAGACGACGTAGGGCAAAAAAACGATGCTGTCCCCTCAGCGGCAGGTTCATGGTTGCGTTCTAAGTTTATGGATGCTAGCAATAACGAAGATGGTGATCTGATTATTTCATCTCCTGACCTTGCAATTTGGAAAACTTGGATTCCTTGGCAATCTAGTGCTGAGCAAATCTGCTGTTTGTCTGTTGTTAAGAGTGCCGTATTTGAGGATCTGGACAATTCAAGAATGGGTGCAAGCGCTGTTCTATTCCTTTTGTCAGAAAACATTCCACTAGAACTCCAGAAGAATCATCTTCATGACTTGATACTGTCGCTCCCTTCTGGTTCTCGTGTGCCCCTTCTGATCTTGAGTGTTACAGAAAAGGATGAATCAGATCTTTCTACTGTAGCCAAAGATTTAGGGCTCCATGATATTGACAAATCTAGGGTCAGCGTGTTTTCCTTTTCATTTCTCAAAGACCAGCAGACAGAACAGTTTGATGGATTTTTTAGTGATGAACGCCTAAGAGGAGGACTGGAATGGCTGGCAGGCGAATCACCCCAACAGATAGATGTTCGCAGCATCAAGTTGCGTGAGTTGGTTATTTCTCACTTAAATTCTACTCTGGAGGTTCTTGATGGGATGGATACTTATAAAATTGGTCCTAACCAATGTATTTTGGCCTTCAATGAAGCTTTGGATCGATCCATGGAAAACATAGCTACGGCAGCTCATGCAAATCCTATATGCTGGCCTTGTCCTGAAATTGACCTCCTCGACGAGTCCAGCGATGAATACCGAGCTGTGAAATGGTACTTACCGAGCAGAGGATGGAATACATCTGTGAGAACTGAAAGATTCAGACATGCATTATACCATTCCAAACTTCCGGCTTGGGAGGATGACATTGCCTGGTTATCTTGGGGTTTCAACATTGGCGATATCGAGAACCAAAAAATGCAACTTGAAAGTTGCTTGATGAAATATTTGACAGAAACTAGTCAGACGATTGGGTCAGGCTTGGCAAGAAAAGAAGCAAGTGCACTACTTCAAAAGTGTACTCGGCTCGAGCTCCACCACTCATCATATTACATTGTCCCTAGTTGGGTTAAGATTTTTCGAAGGATATTCAACTGGCGGTTGATGAATATAACCACTGATGAAGTATCATCAACATATGTCTTGGTGCAGCGAGACATCTCTGCTCCAACTTCCGAGATCCCAGATTTTTCAGAATCAGTAGTTCATGAATTGCTACCATCTTACATTGATTATCCATCGTTTGACGAATTGGTTGAAGTTGGCCGTGAAACGGTTGTGCCGGTTCACACTGTATATGAAGCTTTTAAGCCCATGTCACCTGCCGCATACCGTGATCACGACGACAATCCGACTTTTGGTGAGAATGATGTGTTGATGGAGACTGAGAAGAGAAGCGAAAATAATGAGCAAATGGTTACATGTTATGATCACTCAAGTATTGTAGCAAACAGTGGAGACCAACTGATATCAAGCAGTAAACCTACTAGAGAACCTGACAGATTGAGTGAGTTGTTACAGAAGTGTAATATTTTGCAGAACAAAATAGACAAAAAATTGTCCATCTATTTTGATATATAG